The following proteins come from a genomic window of Ferrovibrio sp. MS7:
- the grpE gene encoding nucleotide exchange factor GrpE, with amino-acid sequence MNTQPTQPAQDSVNFDAAINTEPSLGGDAVLLAADLAKAQAESAELKDKLLRLAAETENLRRRLERERDDAVKFASAKFAKDILTVADNLGRALQSAPKPSEGEAAKSDPLNNLLVGIEATERELISVFERHGIQRIDPQGQRFDPNLHQAMFEVENPNLPAGTVFQVVAAGYVQHGRLLRAAMVGVTKGGPQPDGATAGSVDTRA; translated from the coding sequence ATGAACACCCAGCCGACCCAGCCTGCCCAGGACAGCGTGAATTTCGACGCCGCGATCAACACCGAACCGAGCCTCGGCGGCGACGCCGTGTTGCTCGCCGCCGATCTTGCCAAGGCGCAAGCGGAAAGCGCGGAACTGAAGGACAAGCTGCTGCGGCTGGCAGCCGAAACCGAGAATCTGCGCCGCCGCCTGGAGCGCGAGCGCGATGATGCGGTGAAGTTCGCTTCGGCCAAGTTCGCCAAGGACATCCTCACCGTCGCCGACAATCTCGGCCGTGCGCTGCAAAGCGCGCCGAAGCCCAGCGAAGGCGAAGCCGCCAAGAGTGATCCGCTGAACAACCTGCTGGTCGGCATCGAGGCCACCGAGCGGGAACTGATCAGCGTGTTCGAGCGCCACGGCATCCAGCGCATCGATCCGCAGGGCCAGCGTTTTGATCCCAATCTGCATCAGGCGATGTTCGAGGTGGAGAACCCGAACCTGCCCGCCGGCACGGTGTTCCAGGTGGTGGCCGCCGGCTATGTGCAGCATGGCCGGCTGCTGCGCGCCGCCATGGTGGGCGTCACCAAGGGCGGTCCGCAGCCGGATGGCGCCACTGCTGGTAGTGTCGATACCAGGGCGTAA
- the hrcA gene encoding heat-inducible transcriptional repressor HrcA, with protein sequence MIKEIGQRNREILRLVVETYMATGEPVGSRILSKKLDHKLSPASIRNTMADLEDAGLLFAPHTSAGRLPTESGLRLFVDGLLQVGDLTHDERSAIENRCAASGRGFQEVLTEATAALSGLSGHAGLVVAPKVDAPLRQVEFVPVGPGQALVVLVTENGQVENRMIDMPLGMSPSALAEAGQFLSRRLKGRTIDLAREEVLGELTARRAELDQLTSKVVEAGLAVWGGEPAQGRNPGGTLIVRGSANLLDDVAAMADLERIRSLMEELENTEEMLRLIDLTHGSEGVRIFIGSENTLFRQAGCSLIVAPLQNQQQRIVGAIGVIGPTRMNYARLVPMVDFTAQVVGRLLR encoded by the coding sequence ATGATCAAAGAGATCGGCCAACGCAACCGCGAGATCCTGCGCCTCGTGGTGGAAACCTACATGGCGACCGGCGAGCCGGTCGGTTCGCGCATCCTGTCGAAGAAGCTGGACCACAAGCTGTCGCCGGCCAGCATCCGCAACACCATGGCCGACCTGGAAGATGCCGGGCTGCTCTTCGCGCCGCATACCTCGGCCGGGCGGCTGCCGACCGAGAGCGGCCTCAGGCTGTTCGTCGACGGCCTGCTGCAGGTCGGCGACCTGACCCATGACGAACGCTCGGCGATCGAGAATCGCTGCGCCGCCTCGGGCCGCGGCTTCCAGGAGGTGCTGACCGAAGCCACCGCCGCGCTCTCCGGGCTTTCCGGCCATGCCGGGCTGGTGGTGGCGCCGAAAGTCGATGCGCCGCTCCGCCAGGTGGAATTCGTACCCGTCGGCCCCGGCCAGGCCCTGGTGGTGCTGGTGACCGAGAACGGCCAGGTCGAGAACCGCATGATCGACATGCCGCTCGGCATGAGCCCATCGGCGCTGGCCGAGGCCGGGCAGTTCCTCTCCCGCCGCCTCAAGGGCCGCACCATCGACTTGGCGCGCGAGGAAGTCTTGGGCGAACTCACCGCACGCCGCGCCGAGCTTGACCAGCTCACCTCAAAGGTGGTGGAAGCCGGCCTGGCGGTGTGGGGCGGCGAACCGGCCCAAGGGCGCAATCCCGGCGGCACCCTGATCGTGCGCGGCTCGGCCAACCTGCTCGACGACGTGGCGGCGATGGCCGACCTGGAACGCATCCGCTCGTTGATGGAAGAACTGGAAAACACCGAGGAAATGCTGCGCCTGATCGACCTCACCCATGGCAGCGAGGGCGTGCGCATCTTCATCGGCTCGGAGAATACCCTGTTCCGCCAAGCCGGCTGCTCGCTGATCGTGGCGCCGCTGCAGAACCAGCAGCAGCGCATTGTCGGCGCCATCGGCGTGATCGGCCCCACCCGCATGAATTATGCCCGCTTGGTGCCGATGGTGGATTTCACCGCCCAGGTGGTGGGCCGCCTGCTGCGGTAA
- a CDS encoding alpha-ketoglutarate-dependent dioxygenase AlkB family protein, with amino-acid sequence MSDGLHFLPGYFDAAAQAALLGDVRALLAEAPPYRALMPKTGQPMRVRMSNAGALGWYTDRDGGYRYISTHPETGRPWPAIPERILSVWRAVSGYGHDPECCLINLYDTEAKMGLHQDRDEQDFSAPVVSISLGDSALFRIGGQNRRDPTRSLKLASGDVLVLGGAARLAFHGIDRIHAGSSRLLPEGGRINLTLRRVTLPR; translated from the coding sequence ATGTCGGACGGCCTGCATTTCCTTCCCGGATATTTCGATGCGGCGGCGCAGGCGGCTTTGCTGGGCGATGTACGTGCGCTGCTGGCCGAGGCGCCGCCCTATCGTGCGCTGATGCCGAAAACCGGCCAGCCGATGCGGGTGCGCATGAGCAATGCCGGCGCGCTCGGCTGGTATACCGACCGTGATGGCGGCTATCGCTATATATCAACCCATCCTGAAACCGGGCGGCCCTGGCCGGCGATCCCGGAACGCATCCTGAGCGTCTGGCGCGCGGTGAGCGGCTACGGCCATGATCCGGAATGCTGCCTGATCAATCTCTATGATACTGAGGCGAAGATGGGTCTGCACCAGGATCGCGATGAGCAGGATTTCTCGGCGCCCGTGGTGTCGATCTCGCTTGGCGACAGCGCCCTGTTCCGCATCGGCGGGCAGAACCGCCGCGATCCGACGCGCTCGCTGAAACTTGCCAGCGGCGATGTGCTGGTGCTGGGCGGCGCTGCGCGTCTGGCCTTTCACGGCATCGACCGCATCCATGCTGGCAGCAGTCGGCTGTTGCCGGAAGGCGGCCGGATCAACCTGACTTTGCGGCGGGTGACGCTGCCGCGCTGA
- a CDS encoding ATP-binding protein, whose amino-acid sequence MSDGDLLETIGGVASPRTPVPPGMRCEDVDRLFAADPDLGALAVVNEQGRPLGLINRYDLITHLSRDYGRALYAKKPVTALMDPEPLTVEAQLGIDRLEALIADEHPSALLRGFIVTADGLYHGVGTALSLLQLSRARSERRNRSLERARAAAEEASRAKTRFLATMSHELRTPLNAIIGFAEVMRDRLFGPLTTPRYAEYVQDILASGQHLLGLINNILDMAKIESGGWTIHPAMIDPQEMAELCMRVLRPHAERQELSFATRFDPALEEGYADAQAVRQILLNLLSNAVKFTPKGGRIEIGTQAMEHGGFRIWVSDTGIGIAPEHLDLVLSPFGQVENDLTRQYEGTGLGLPLVKALVELHRGTFLLQSRLGQGTTVTLEFPPPLQSPQPLQSAVSAAASPAAKSG is encoded by the coding sequence ATGAGCGATGGCGATCTGCTCGAGACCATAGGCGGTGTCGCCAGTCCCCGTACCCCAGTGCCGCCCGGCATGCGTTGCGAGGATGTCGACCGCCTGTTTGCCGCCGACCCCGATCTCGGCGCGCTCGCGGTGGTGAATGAACAGGGCCGCCCGCTCGGCCTGATCAACCGCTACGACCTGATCACCCATCTTTCGCGCGACTATGGCCGTGCGCTCTACGCTAAGAAACCGGTGACGGCGCTGATGGACCCGGAGCCGCTGACCGTGGAGGCGCAGCTCGGTATCGACCGCCTGGAAGCGCTGATCGCCGACGAGCACCCATCAGCCCTGCTGCGCGGCTTCATCGTCACCGCCGATGGCCTGTATCACGGCGTCGGCACCGCGCTGTCGCTGCTGCAGTTGAGCCGCGCGCGCAGCGAACGGCGCAACCGCTCGCTGGAACGCGCCCGCGCCGCCGCCGAGGAAGCCTCGCGCGCCAAGACGCGCTTCCTCGCCACCATGAGCCATGAATTGCGCACGCCGCTCAACGCCATCATCGGCTTTGCCGAGGTGATGCGCGACCGGCTGTTCGGCCCGCTTACCACACCGCGCTATGCCGAATACGTGCAGGACATCCTGGCCAGCGGCCAGCATCTGCTCGGCCTGATCAACAACATCCTGGACATGGCCAAGATCGAGAGCGGTGGCTGGACCATCCATCCCGCCATGATCGATCCGCAGGAAATGGCCGAACTATGCATGCGGGTGCTGCGGCCTCATGCCGAGCGGCAGGAACTGAGCTTCGCCACCCGGTTCGATCCGGCGCTGGAGGAAGGCTATGCCGATGCCCAGGCGGTGCGGCAGATACTGCTGAACCTGCTGTCGAATGCCGTGAAATTCACGCCCAAGGGCGGCCGCATCGAGATCGGCACCCAGGCGATGGAGCATGGCGGTTTCCGCATCTGGGTCAGCGACACCGGCATCGGCATCGCGCCGGAACATCTCGACCTGGTGCTGAGCCCCTTCGGCCAGGTGGAGAACGATCTCACACGGCAATATGAAGGCACCGGTCTTGGCCTGCCGCTGGTCAAGGCACTGGTGGAGCTGCATCGCGGCACATTCCTGCTGCAAAGCCGGCTCGGTCAGGGCACCACGGTGACGCTGGAATTCCCACCACCGCTGCAATCGCCCCAGCCTCTGCAATCAGCTGTCAGCGCGGCAGCGTCACCCGCCGCAAAGTCAGGTTGA